The genomic region GGCCAAACAGGCAATGTACAACAGTATTATCGGATCTGTGGTGAAGCTGTCTACACTGATTATTCTGGCCTCGCAGCCACAGTTCGGAATCATGGGTGTTGTTCTGGCTATCATAGTAGGAGTAATCCTTGTCACTCTTTTACATTTTGCTGTTTTATTCAAACATATTCAGTTCAGACTTCCATTTGGCGATATTGTTAAGATGATGAGTCTGCTTCTTATTACCTATTACCTGGGAAACATGCTTTATAATCTATTCCCGGATGCAGAACAGAATTTGCTCCCCCTATTCATAGTTCTAATCATCTTAGCTGTACTCTACATCATTCTGTTATTTATTTTCCGCTTTATTACGAAGGATGAGTTCGCACAATTACCTGTTTTCAATAAAATTAAATGAATCAAAAAACCCCGTACTATTTATTCGTACGGGGTTTTTTGCTGTACAGGATTTTTCACCTTAAGAAAACTTCCTTGACTACTTATTAAGGTTTGATTCATCAATGTGAAGCGTCCCATCTTTATTCAACGAACAGTAGGATATGCGATCAATCTCATGATAACCTGATTTCTTCAATTTCTCCCTTAACCATTTCTCATCCTTCCCCATCTGTTCCAGTACATGGTGCTGGATGACCCCATCCGAAATTAAGGGTGAATAAATTTTTACAGGATGATCTTTTTTCTCAAAAACCGATAGCTTGCCGTTTGGCTCCAGAATGGCAAGTTCCACATCCTGAACAAGCTGAATCCCCTTTTCATGAAGATTGATGAGTAAATCATCCATATTGTAACGCTGGTAATTCATTTCCTTTTCATCAATTTTCCCATCTTGAATAATAATGGATGGTTTTCCGTCAAGGAGTTGTCTTATTTTCTGACTCTTTAATGAAATCCTGGCAGAAATCCTTTGTATAATGAGCAGAATAATCATTGGTAAAATACTCGAAAAAAATCCTTTGTCTAAATCCTCTATCGAAATAACGGCCATTTCAGCGAGCATAACGAAAATGACTAAATCAAAAATGCTAATCTCGCCTAGTTCTCTTTTGCCCATGGAACGTAAAATAATAAAAATCACAAAGTACATCCCTATGGTTCTGAGCACAACAATTCCTATCGATTCCACGCTTCCCACATCCCTTTACGTAACACTTCCTTTATGTTTTGATTTCACGTAATTATTTATACAATAGATCCATGTAAATAAGGGAGAAGATAGCGTAAGAATAAATAAATGGTTGCAATAACCAGGGAAAACAGGACAATCGGGACTCCATACTTCATAAAACGCAGAAATGAGATTCCTTTCCCATAGCTGGCTGCGATTCCTGCAACAACAACATTGGCTGATGCACCGACCAATGACCCATTTCCACCCAGGCATGCACCTAACGCTAAGGCCCACCATAATGGATCCAAATTTAGCATCCCAAAATCTTTGAACTCTTCTATTACAGGGATGGTAGCTGCTACAAAAGGAATATTATCAACTACCCCTGAAAATAAACCGGCAATCCATAAAATCAGTAAGGCGGTTGTCGGCAAGTCTCCTTCTGTAATATCGATAATGCCTTTCGATATTTCATCAATGACCCCTGTTGCCTGCAATCCTCCAACCAATATAAACAGTCCCATAAAGAAAAATAAGGTCAGCCATTCCACTTCCTTAAAAACCACTTCTGCATTTAAATCCTGATCAGTAAGCAGGAGTAATAATATAGCTCCACTTACAGCAATCGTCGTTAAATCCACATGTAAAACAGGATGGAGCAAAAAGCCCACCACTGTTAAGGACATCACAGATAATGATTTGTATAAGAGGGGGGATTTCACTAAATATTCTTCCGGATTTAGCTGTTGAACCTTCCTGATGTTTTCAGGATTTGACCGTAATGATTTTCGAAACAGCATCACCATTAAAAATAGGGTACCTATAAAAATAAGGATCACAATCGGTGCAAGGTTGGTTAAGAAAGATACAAACGTTAAATGTTCAACAGCTTGACCAATCATAATGTTTGGCGGATCCCCGATTAATGTGGCCGTCCCCCCAATATTTGAGCTGAAAATAATCGTAACCAGATAAGGAAAGGCAGGCTGTGCCAATATAGAAGTCAGATTCAGAATAACAGGAACAAATAATAATACCGTTGTCACATTATCCAGTAAAGCGGAACCCAAAGCTGTAAGAACCGCTACCACCATGAGCAGCTTCACAGGCTCCCCCTCCACCCTCTGTGCCAGCAATAAAGCAATATATTCAAAAAAACCTGTCTTTTGCGTGATGGAGACAAGGACCATCATGGAAAATAGCAGCGAAATCGTGTGCCAGTCTATGTAGGACGTAAAGGCATCATCCCACGTGAACAGACCTGCACACAACATTAATATACCGCCTGTTAAGGCAACCAATGCACGGTTAACCTTTTCTAAAATGATAAAAAGATAGCTGATCAAAAATATCGCAATTGAAAATATAGCATCCATACCATTACTCCTTTTCCCTTTTCTGACAATTGGAACATTTACTTCCCGAAAATCATCCCTTAAAACTATATATATTCTTGTCCTTATACAAAATATTTTCATTCTATTTTAAATATTCATGAATACACTCATTTAATAAGTGGACAAACAAGGGGGAGTGTAAAATGGTAATGAGAAGATTTACGGCCTTACTGTATGGGTGGATTACCATTTTCCTGTTGATGCTGGTAAGCAGCTTTATTCTCGCGTTAATCATCCGCTTTTCGGAAATGGGAGAATCAACCCTGCATTGGCTGACATTCGGTTTAGGTATTGTATATGTTTTTGCAGGTGGAATTTTTGCTGGTATTAAGGGAAAAGAAAAAGGCTGGATGTTAGGAGCACTAACCGGATTAGGCTATAGTCTATTTATCTTTCTTTATCAATTCTTAGCCTACAATCAACTGTTTGATGGACAGCAATGGCTTTATCACGGCCTCTTTTTAACCGCCGCCATCTTAGGAGGCATTACAGGAGTCAACTTTCAGGGAAATCAGGAATAGAGCAAAGGCGGAAGCGCCCGCAAAAAAAGAGGATGCCATTTAGTTATGGTCCATCCTCTTTTTTCTTTATTCGTTATTTTCTTCACTGCTTACTACTTCACGAACTGCTGAACGATCATATGTAAGCTTTGTACCATCATCCACTCGTACAACAATAGTACCTTCATCCAATGCATGGATCGTTCCATGCATTCCACCTATGGTAACAATCTTATCTTCTTTTTGTAAGTTATTTTGCATTTCCTGTACTTTCTTTTGTCGTTTCTGCTGCGGACGAATTAAAAGGAAATAAAAGATAACGAAGAACAATACAAGCATAATTAATGGTTCCATGTTTGTTTCACCCCTTTCTGCTTAGAAGTTTTTGGCATTTGGCTTGTTAAAACCATATTGTTCAAAAAATTGTTCGCGAAAGTCCCCAAGACAATCATCTTTAATGGCCTGGCGTACTTGTCCCATCAATTTTACCAAAAAATACAGATTATGATAAGTAGTAAGTCTAAAACCAAACGTTTCATTAGTTTTAATCAGGTGACGAATGTAAGCTCGTGAATAGTTACGGCATGTATAACAGTCACAATGTTCATCAATTGGTGAAAAATCTCTGGCAAATTTCGCATTGCGCACAACCAGACGTCCCTTGGAGGTCATACATGTTCCATTACGGGCAATTCGGGTAGGTAAAACACAATCAAACATATCGACCCCTCTTATCGCACCGTCGATAAGAGAATCTGGTGAACCTACCCCCATTAAATATCTCGGTTTATTTTTTGGTAACAATGGTGCCGTATAAGATAGCACTTCATTCATCACATGCTTCGGTTCACCTACCGACAAGCCACCAATCGCATATCCCGGTAAATCAAGCGATACTAAATCTTTGGCACTTTGCCGCCGTAGATCTTCATATTCCCCGCCCTGTACAATACCAAACAGACCTTGTTCATCAGGACGCTTGTGAGCCTTAAGACATCTTTCAGCCCACCGGCTTGTCCGTTCCACTGAGGCCTTCATATAATCATATTCAGCTGGATACGGAGGACATTC from Virgibacillus sp. MSP4-1 harbors:
- the yajC gene encoding preprotein translocase subunit YajC, which codes for MEPLIMLVLFFVIFYFLLIRPQQKRQKKVQEMQNNLQKEDKIVTIGGMHGTIHALDEGTIVVRVDDGTKLTYDRSAVREVVSSEENNE
- a CDS encoding TIGR04086 family membrane protein translates to MVMRRFTALLYGWITIFLLMLVSSFILALIIRFSEMGESTLHWLTFGLGIVYVFAGGIFAGIKGKEKGWMLGALTGLGYSLFIFLYQFLAYNQLFDGQQWLYHGLFLTAAILGGITGVNFQGNQE
- a CDS encoding DUF421 domain-containing protein, whose protein sequence is MESIGIVVLRTIGMYFVIFIILRSMGKRELGEISIFDLVIFVMLAEMAVISIEDLDKGFFSSILPMIILLIIQRISARISLKSQKIRQLLDGKPSIIIQDGKIDEKEMNYQRYNMDDLLINLHEKGIQLVQDVELAILEPNGKLSVFEKKDHPVKIYSPLISDGVIQHHVLEQMGKDEKWLREKLKKSGYHEIDRISYCSLNKDGTLHIDESNLNK
- the tgt gene encoding tRNA guanosine(34) transglycosylase Tgt — its product is MAIKYELIKEDKQTGARLGRVTTPHGSFETPVFMPVGTLATVKTMSPEELKEMGANIILSNTYHLWLRPGEDIIKEAGGLHSFMNWDGSILTDSGGFQVFSLSDMRDITEEGVHFRNHISGEKLFLSPEKAMEIQNALGSDIMMAFDECPPYPAEYDYMKASVERTSRWAERCLKAHKRPDEQGLFGIVQGGEYEDLRRQSAKDLVSLDLPGYAIGGLSVGEPKHVMNEVLSYTAPLLPKNKPRYLMGVGSPDSLIDGAIRGVDMFDCVLPTRIARNGTCMTSKGRLVVRNAKFARDFSPIDEHCDCYTCRNYSRAYIRHLIKTNETFGFRLTTYHNLYFLVKLMGQVRQAIKDDCLGDFREQFFEQYGFNKPNAKNF
- a CDS encoding ArsB/NhaD family transporter, giving the protein MDAIFSIAIFLISYLFIILEKVNRALVALTGGILMLCAGLFTWDDAFTSYIDWHTISLLFSMMVLVSITQKTGFFEYIALLLAQRVEGEPVKLLMVVAVLTALGSALLDNVTTVLLFVPVILNLTSILAQPAFPYLVTIIFSSNIGGTATLIGDPPNIMIGQAVEHLTFVSFLTNLAPIVILIFIGTLFLMVMLFRKSLRSNPENIRKVQQLNPEEYLVKSPLLYKSLSVMSLTVVGFLLHPVLHVDLTTIAVSGAILLLLLTDQDLNAEVVFKEVEWLTLFFFMGLFILVGGLQATGVIDEISKGIIDITEGDLPTTALLILWIAGLFSGVVDNIPFVAATIPVIEEFKDFGMLNLDPLWWALALGACLGGNGSLVGASANVVVAGIAASYGKGISFLRFMKYGVPIVLFSLVIATIYLFLRYLLPYLHGSIV